Below is a window of Stygiolobus azoricus DNA.
CGGAAGTGGATAAGTTCAATAGAGAGATTGAGACGTATAACCTCAACAGGCTGATTTCAATATTTATGAGTAAAATAGAGGAGATAAGGAGAGAAGAGATCAAGGAGGCAATAAACGTTTTAGCTAAAAAGGGGCATCCGGAAATGGATGAAATATTAGAGATAATTGATAAGATGAGTTCATCTTTGCTGAAGAAAGTGTTCTCGCCGGTTTTAGAGGATATTAGAAAAACTCCTAATAGGATGGATTACCTTAATTATCTAATAGAGGTTTTAGGAAATGGTAACGTTTCCGACTCTAAGACCGAGAAGACTAAGAACTAATAAAGTAATAAGAGACCTGGTAGCCCAAACAACTCTTAATGTTTCCCAACTAGTCTTACCTATTTTTGTGAAGGAGAACATAAACGAGCCAGAAAAAATTGACAGCATGCCCGACGTATTCAGGTACCCGCCTAACGAACACCTAATCAAATTCGTAGAGCAGTCCTACAGTCTCGGAATAAAGAGCTTTATACTGTTTGGTATTCCTTCGTATAAAGACGACTTTGCTTCTTCAGCATATGCTAAGGACGGGATAATTCAAAGGAGCTTAAGACTTCTTAGACAAACTTTTGGAGATAAGATTCTCTTGATAGCTGATGAATGTACTGACGAGTACACCAGTCACGGTCACTGCGGAATAGTAGTTAATAAAAACGGTAAAGCGTTGGTTGATAACGATGAAAGCCTGGAGGTTCATGCTAGAATTGCCTTAAGTCAAGCTGAAGCTGGGGCGGATATAATAGCTCCGTCATCAATGATGGACGGAGTAGTAGGAGCTATAAGGAGGACACTTGACGAAAACGGGTTCAAAGACATTAGTATAATGTCTTACAGTGTAAAATATGCCTCGACTTTCTATTCACCTTTTAGAGATGCTGCTTACTCTAAACCTGCTTTCGGAGATAGAAGAGGATATCAAATGGATCCTAGGAACTCATACGAGGCAATTAAGGAAGCTCATCTAGACGTAGAGGAAGGAGCGGACATATTGATGGTAAAGCCAGCACATACATATCTCGACGTAATAAGAATCGTGAAGGAAAACTTCCCTGAATACCCCTTAGCCGCTTATCATGTCAGCGGTGAATACAGCATGATAAAAGCCGCTGCGCTAAATGGGTGGATCGACGAAAAAACAGCTGTCTTAGAAATAACAACAGCAATCAGGAGAGCTGGAGCTGATATAATACTGACGTATTATGCTCCGAAGATTGCAGAATGGATCAAGGAGGGTGTTCCGTTTTGAGCGAGAACCTATGGAAGGAAGCCCTGAAGCTTTTTGCTGGGGGAGTTAACAGCCCAGTAAGAGCTGCAGTTAAGCCTTATCCGTTTTACGTAGATAGAAGTGAAGGTGCTTTCTTATATACAGTAGATGGAAAGAGGCTAATAGATTACGTTTTAGGATATGGTCCACTATTTTTAGGGCATCGTCACCCCTATGTCGAAAAAAAGATTATAGAACAAGTTCAGAAGGGTTGGCTCTATGGTACTCCTAGTCCGGTTGAGATAAAGCTTGCGGAAAAGATAATCAGACATTTACCTTCTGCACAAAAGATCCGGTTCGTTAATAGCGGAACTGAGGCTACGATGTTAGCATTGAGGTTAGCAAGAGGGTATACTGGAAGAGAGAAAATACTCAAATTTAACGGCAATTATCACGGGGCTCATGATTATGGCCTTGTAGAGGCAGGTAGTGCAGCTACCGAATTCAACGTCTCTACTTCTAACGGAATACCTTTGTCAATAAGAAATACAGTCGAGATATGCGAGTACAATGACCTTTCTTGCGTTGAAAAGACGCTGAAAAAAGAAGACATAGCAGGGGTAATAGTAGAGCCAGTAATGGGTAATATGGGGTTGATCTTACCGGAGAAGGACTTTTTAAAGGGGTTGAGAGAACTAACCAAGTCCTATAACTCACTTTTGATATTCGACGAGGTCATTACGGGGTTCAGATTGGGACTTAGCGGAGCTCAAGGTTATTTCGGCATAAACCCAGATTTGACAACTTTAGGAAAAATTATAGGAGGAGGTCTACCTATCGGAGCTGTAGCTGGAAGAGCTGAAATAATTGATTTGCTAACGCCTTCAGGTAAGGTTTTTAACGCTGGGACCTTTAACGCAAACCCATTAAGCATGGCAGCCGGTTTAGCGACAATCGAAGTATTAGAAAGGGAGAAAGTTTATGATACGGCTAAAGAAGCTACTAAAGCTTTCAGTGAAGAACTCTCTATACTTCTAGAGAGGAAGGGCATTACCTTTACCCTTAATAGAATTGAAAGTATGTTCCAGGTTTTCTTCGGCGTGAAGAAAGTGACTAATGCTACCGAAGCAAAACAAGCTGACAAGAACACATATTTTAAGATGCATCAGAGAATGTTGGAAGGAGGAGTCTTCATTCCACCAAGTCAATTTGAAGTAATATTCTCTTCTGGTGCTCACAACTCCTCAGTAGTAAATACTACTATAGAAGTAACAAGAAAGGTGATAAACGAACTATGAATAAAATAAGAATAGCTGCTAGAGGGAGTAAGCTCAGCAGAATACAGGTAAGAATGGTGGAAGATAAATTAAATAAACTAGGAATAGAGACCTCATTCGTCGAGGTTAAAACAAAGGCTGACCTATTTCAAGCTTCGCCCTTATCACAGCTTGGAAAAGGGGTTTTCGAGAAAGAAGTAAACCAAGCTGTCATCAACGGGGAGGCTGATATTGCAGTCCACAGCATGAAAGATA
It encodes the following:
- the hemB gene encoding porphobilinogen synthase, translated to MVTFPTLRPRRLRTNKVIRDLVAQTTLNVSQLVLPIFVKENINEPEKIDSMPDVFRYPPNEHLIKFVEQSYSLGIKSFILFGIPSYKDDFASSAYAKDGIIQRSLRLLRQTFGDKILLIADECTDEYTSHGHCGIVVNKNGKALVDNDESLEVHARIALSQAEAGADIIAPSSMMDGVVGAIRRTLDENGFKDISIMSYSVKYASTFYSPFRDAAYSKPAFGDRRGYQMDPRNSYEAIKEAHLDVEEGADILMVKPAHTYLDVIRIVKENFPEYPLAAYHVSGEYSMIKAAALNGWIDEKTAVLEITTAIRRAGADIILTYYAPKIAEWIKEGVPF
- the hemL gene encoding glutamate-1-semialdehyde 2,1-aminomutase, coding for MDQGGCSVLSENLWKEALKLFAGGVNSPVRAAVKPYPFYVDRSEGAFLYTVDGKRLIDYVLGYGPLFLGHRHPYVEKKIIEQVQKGWLYGTPSPVEIKLAEKIIRHLPSAQKIRFVNSGTEATMLALRLARGYTGREKILKFNGNYHGAHDYGLVEAGSAATEFNVSTSNGIPLSIRNTVEICEYNDLSCVEKTLKKEDIAGVIVEPVMGNMGLILPEKDFLKGLRELTKSYNSLLIFDEVITGFRLGLSGAQGYFGINPDLTTLGKIIGGGLPIGAVAGRAEIIDLLTPSGKVFNAGTFNANPLSMAAGLATIEVLEREKVYDTAKEATKAFSEELSILLERKGITFTLNRIESMFQVFFGVKKVTNATEAKQADKNTYFKMHQRMLEGGVFIPPSQFEVIFSSGAHNSSVVNTTIEVTRKVINEL